One window of Nymphaea colorata isolate Beijing-Zhang1983 chromosome 1, ASM883128v2, whole genome shotgun sequence genomic DNA carries:
- the LOC116254213 gene encoding rab GTPase-activating protein 22-like, translated as MWKSSEDADSYYEVRSGCEVPKTQFRIKTRKRTLSERAWRAAFTEEGCVRIGDTLGRIHRWGVHPSIRGEVWEFLLGCFDPNSTYEERNQIRQRRREQYAIWKEECRKMNAVIGSGRIITAPIITEDGVPIQDPIVLLEANPDKDLSTVQHDRGDVQGENDDNQEEKESAVHDDLSSNSGASGLDKMESAPMDKKEIQWKLNLHQIGLDVVRTDRTLVFYEKQENLSKLWDILAVYAWIDKDVGYCQGMSDLCSPMIVLLEDEADAFWCFERLMCRLRRNFRCTESSVGVEQQLHSLASITQVVDPKLHQHLETLGGGDYLFAFRMLMVLFRREFSFGDSLFLWEMMWALEYDPNMFSMYEEPGLTDEKSEEAKAKMKSRRQFGKFERENMRNGMKDLEPTPISVFLVASILKGNSAKLLQEARGLDDVVKILNDLTGNLDARKACSTAMKLHKSYLRKAKKSNSAPA; from the exons ATGTGGAAGAGCAGCGAGGATGCAGATTCGTATTATGAAGTCCGGTCTGGGTGCGAAGTACCCAAAACTCAGTTCAGGATCAAG ACCAGGAAAAGAACTCTCAGCGAACGAGCATGGCGTGCAGCTTTTACAGAAGAAGGCTGTGTCCGGATTGGTGATACACTTGGACGAATTCATCGATGG GGAGTCCATCCATCTATCAGAGGAGAAGTTTGGGAATTTCTTCTTGGTTGTTTTGATCCAAATAGCACATATGAGGAGAGAAATCAGATAAGGCAGCGCAGGAG GGAACAATATGCTATATGGAAAGAAGAATGCCGAAAAATGAATGCTGTGATTGGTAGTGGAAGAATTATTACTGCACCTATAATTACAGAAGATGGTGTGCCTATTCAGGATCCCATAGTACTTTTGGAAGCTAACCCAGACAAAGATTTATCCACGGTCCAACATGATAGAGGTGATGTTCAAGGGGAGAATGATgataatcaagaagaaaaagagagtgcAGTACACGATGACTTGAGTTCGAATTCTGGTGCTTCTGGGTTGGATAAAATGGAGTCTGCTCCAATGGACAAGAAAGAAATTCAATGGAAGCTTAACCTGCACCAGATAG GTCTGGATGTTGTTCGTACTGATAGAACATTAGTTTTCtatgagaaacaagaaaatttgtcaaagctaTGGGATATTTTGGCTGTTTATGCATGGATAGATAAGGACGTCGGTTATTGCCAAG GGATGAGCGATCTTTGTTCTCCAATGATAGTTCTCCTTGAGGATGAGGCTGATGCATTCTGGTGCTTTGAGCGTCTAATGTGCAGACTG AGACGAAACTTCAGATGCACGGAAAGTTCAGTGGGAGTGGAGCAACAGCTTCATAGTCTTGCATCAATAACTCAAGTTGTTGATCCAAAGCTCCATCAGCATTTAG AAACACTTGGTGGTGGAGACTACCTATTTGCATTCCGCATGCTGATGGTACTATTTCGAAGAGAGTTTTCATTTGGGGACTCATTGTTTCTTTGGGAG ATGATGTGGGCTTTGGAGTATGATCCTAATATGTTCTCCATGTACGAAGAGCCTGGGTTGACTGATGAAAAAAGTGAAGAGGCTAAAGCAAAAATGAAGTCAAGAAGGCAGTTCGGAAagtttgaaagagaaaatatgagAAATGGAATGAAGGACCTGGAGCCTACCCCCATCTCTGTCTTCCTTGTTGCAAGTATTCTCAAGGGCAATAGTGCAAAGCTTTTGCAGGAGGCACGTGGCCTGGATGATGTTGTAAAG attttgaatgaTCTTACTGGAAACTTGGATGCAAGAAAAGCATGCAGCACCGCTATGAAGCTGCACAAGTCATACCTAAGGAAG GCTAAGAAGAGTAATTCTGCCCCGGCATAA
- the LOC116246317 gene encoding uncharacterized protein LOC116246317, whose amino-acid sequence MEASADHTIDISEGGSQESGWTMYIDYFLRQQRGLKGSSSSQTGRYSTVSDAASAAAWQPLTPKACRRLNFKRSKTGEILDEDPLEDTASSSSPKVSGKKKTRIHANEEENHSAEQENNYSCNCFPLPAAQAWDGENECAELRSQARNNASRCADENKCKQLNERGLCLLPVSMVMNYIR is encoded by the exons ATGGAAGCATCAGCCGATCACACAATTGACATTTCAGAAGGAGGGTCTCAAGAATCAGGATGGACCATGTACATCGACTATTTCTTGAGACAACAGAGAGGGCTAAAGGGTAGTAGCTCATCTCAGACGGGGCGCTATTCGACCGTGTCGGATGCTGCGTCTGCTGCCGCCTGGCAACCATTGACACCAAAGGCATGCAGGCGTCTGAATTTCAAGAGGAGCAAGACGGGGGAGATTTTGGATGAAGACCCTTTGGAGGACACCGCTAGCTCCAGCAGCCCAAAA GTTAGTGGAAAAAAGAAGACACGGATTCATgcgaatgaagaagaaaaccat TCCGCGGAACAGGAAAATAATTACTCATGCAATTGCTTCCCATTGCCCGCGGCGCAGGCATGGGATGGTGAAAATGAATGCGCGGAATTAAGGTCGCAAGCGAGAAACAACGCGTCGCGTTGTGCTGATGAAAATAAATGTAAGCAGCTGAATGAAAGGGGATTATGCCTCCTGCCCGTGTCGATGGTAATGAACTATATTAGATAA
- the LOC116266039 gene encoding mavicyanin-like: MAGIAKRVNHTLLLLGVLVFLGEASAREFQVGGSQGWTVPKDTTTNPYNQWAEKNRFQIGDSLLFVYQSSSDSVLQVSRDDYSNCNTATPIAAFNDGRTTFTFNRSGSFYFISGVEDNCKKNEKLVVVVLSDRTKQTPTTSPATNPPTTSPSPSGKSPSYNGVSSSKMGKAAAIFGALVGPLILMAL, encoded by the exons atggcaGGGATAGCAAAGAGAGTAAACCATACGCTGCTTCTTCTAGGTGTATTGGTTTTCCTGGGTGAAGCTTCCGCCAGAGAGTTCCAGGTTGGAGGCTCCCAAGGATGGACTGTGCCCAAAGACACTACCACCAACCCCTACAACCAGTGGGCGGAGAAGAACAGGTTTCAGATTGGAGATTCTTTGT TGTTCGTCTACCAATCAAGCAGCGATTCGGTGCTTCAGGTAAGCCGGGATGACTACAGCAACTGCAACACGGCAACGCCAATTGCCGCCTTCAACGACGGTCGCACCACCTTCACGTTCAACCGATCGGGATCTTTCTATTTCATTAGTGGAGTTGAAGACAACTGCAAGAAGAATGAAAAGCTCGTGGTGGTTGTGTTGTCTGATAGAACCAAACAAACCCCTACTACTTCCCCAGCGACCAATCCTCCAACCacatctccatctccatctgGGAAATCTCCTTCCTACAACGGCGTCTCATCTTCTAAAATGGGAAAAGCGGCTGCCATTTTTGGAGCACTTGTCGGTCCACTCATTCTTATGGCTCTatga